One window of Acropora palmata chromosome 1, jaAcrPala1.3, whole genome shotgun sequence genomic DNA carries:
- the LOC141896414 gene encoding short transient receptor potential channel 5-like isoform X1: MHFEKFLALVKEEIDGAEPEDVRKIRAFLAARRGTAESPESRIYRAQLLEAIKNKKPDEVLTLIARGNGENAKKLRTLNADCVAFAQRQKQRRDHICEEDCLVCSIKKILKRILACIKNCCWGCCSQCSTDDQQPTEDQIEEEKQWIEILSNPLYISLEWLCRIYSESGREVSREGGESIEPTRDASTSVNRGSDEYEIRRIQQNENALHPSDEGNENDDENQDVIATALRDSHLLEMIAGNDLHQHKDEYEKRANEVEEFAVAVVEGSTREQLIDIMDTKGDGCLKQQKPWNFSQSLSLLKIAADEKRKKFVASAKCESILNKVVYFDRPSWQKEKRIPKILWSFFVHLPFLFIPLCIPYTIYRAFKDCLRRDQYEPDCWKLIRRQFEHPYSKFVNHTLSYMVFLAFLIAASFEDTFGRTWIGLEGIDWVIIAFVVGLLIQEFLAAIREGFFVYLSKWWNVVDSVIISLFVLSFVVWVSAYFHFGNKWKPEKNAFIVADVIFSSAIIISFFHLTHIFQVDSVLGPLQLSLYKMLGNVWEFLLLFLVLHLSFATGLAKMYSYYVASQVEIHRQNMTHYEKTHHFASHWNALSSLFWLLLGNYDEEKVNVEDRVFVAMSISGQIFMIVYVVCMVIVALNMLIAMMNESYERIRDNSDIWRFSRARMWLESIDKGNVIPSPLNVPYYILRVMINVILMIVGTKCCLCDRNREQGAEYNEEQEVSRLIKAHFLPPKNDAYLVYTCDAKRNSRSSDADSMTEKIADQTYTILDQAQTFWHENLFFPLFKD, from the exons ATGCATTTCGAAAAGTTCCTCGCCCTCGTCAAGGAAGAAATTGATGGAGCTGAACCAGAAGACGTTCGCAAAATCAGGGCCTTCTTAGCAGCAAGACGAGGAACAGCCGAGTCTCCTGAATCACGTATCTATAGAGCACAGCTTCTGGAAgccattaaaaacaaaaaacccgACGAAGTGTTGACATTAATAGCGAGAGGGAACGGAGAGAACGCAAAGAAACTTAGAACACTAAACGCTGACTGTGTGGCCTTTGCACAACGTCAGAAACAGAGAAGAGATCATATTTGCGAGGAGGATTGTCTTGTTTGTTCCATTAAAAAGATTCTGAAAAGGATTCTTGCTTGTATAAAGAACTGCTGTTGGGGTTGCTGTAGTCAGTGCAGCACAGATGACCAGCAACCCACGGAAGACCAAATcgaagaagaaaaacagtGGATCGAGATACTTTCCAATCCGCTGTATATTAGCTTGGAGTGGCTCTGTAGGATCTACTCAGAGTCGGGCAGAGAAGTGTCCAGGGAAGGAGGAGAATCGATTGAGCCGACGAGAGACGCATCCACTTCGGTTAATAGAGGAAGTGATGAATACGAAATTCGAAGAATTCAACAGAATGAAAATGCTTTACATCCATCGGATGAAGGAAATGAAAACGACGATGAAAATCAAGACGTGATTGCAACCGCTTTACGTGATTCACATCTTCTGGAGATGATTGCTGGCAACGATCTTCACCAACACAAAGACGAATACGAAAAGCGAGCAAATGAAGTTGAGGAAtttgccgttgctgtcgtcgAGGGAAGCACCAGAGAGCAGCTAATTGATATAATGGACACGAAAGGAGATGGGTGCTTAAAGCAGCAAAAACCTTGGAATTTTAGCCAAAGCTTGAGCCTTCTAAAGATTGCTGCTgacgaaaaaaggaaaaag TTTGTGGCGAGTGCGAAATGCGAGTCTATCCTCAACAAGGTAGTTTACTTTGATCGTCCAAGCTGGCAGAAGGAGAAGCGGATACCCAAGATCCTCTGGTCGTTCTTCGTACACCtgccttttttatttattccgCTATGCATTCCTTACACTATCTACAGAGCTTTTAAAGATTGCCTCCGTCGCGACCAATATGAGCCAGACTGCTGGAAACTCATTCGACGGCAGTTCGAACATCCCTACTCCAAGTTTGTCAACCACACTCTTTCCTACAtggtttttcttgctttcttgATCGCGGCTTCGTTCGAGGACACATTTGGAAGAACGTGGATTGGATTAGAGGGGATCG ACTGGGTTATAATCGCCTTTGTAGTGGGTCTTCTGATACAAGAATTCCTTGCGGCCATTAGAGAGGGATTTTTCGTCTACCTCTCTAAATGGTGGAATGTCGTTGATTCAGTGATCATCTCTCTCTTCGTGCTGTCTTTTGTTGTATGGGTATCAGCATACTTTCACTTTGGGAATAAATGGAAGccagaaaaaaatgcattcaTCGTTGCAGATGTCATCTTTTCAAGCGCCATAATCATCTCTTTCTTTCACTTGACGCACATCTTTCAA GTGGACTCAGTCCTAGGTCCCTTGCAACTTTCGTTGTACAAAATGCTGGGAAACGTGTGggaatttcttcttttgtttcttgtgcTTCACCTGTCCTTTGCCACCGGGTTGGCCAAGATGTACTCTTACTACGTGGCGTCGCAGGTTGAAATTCACAGGCAGAATATGACGCACTATGAAAAAACGCATCATTTTGCCAG CCATTGGAACGCACTATCTAGCCTCTTTTGGTTACTTCTTGGCAATTACGACGAAGAGAAAGTAAATGTGGAAGATCGTGTGTTTGTGGCGATGTCTATATCAGGTCAAATTTTCATGATTGTGTACGTTGTCTGCATGGTAATTGTGGCTCTCAACATGTTAATCGCTATGATGAACGAATCCTATGAACGAATCAGG GATAATTCAGACATTTGGAGGTTCTCAAGAGCTCGAATGTGGCTGGAGTCCATTGATAAAGGCAACGTGATACCATCACCCTTGAACGTTCCGTACTACATTTTAAGAGTGATGATCAACGTGATTCTCATGATAGTGGGGACAAAATGTTGCCTCTGCGACCGTAACCGTGAACAG GGAGCAGAATATAACGAGGAACAAGAGGTAAGTAGACTAATTAAGGCACATTTTCTCCCACCTAAGAACGATGCATATCTGGTTTACACATGCGATGCAAAAAGGAACTCAAGATCAAGCGACGCCGATTCAATGACCGAAAAAATAGCCGACCAAACGTACACCATTTTGGATCAAGCTCAAACGTTCTGGcatgaaaaccttttttttccacttttcaaaGATTAA
- the LOC141896414 gene encoding short transient receptor potential channel 5-like isoform X2: protein MHFEKFLALVKEEIDGAEPEDVRKIRAFLAARRGTAESPESRIYRAQLLEAIKNKKPDEVLTLIARGNGENAKKLRTLNADCVAFAQRQKQRRDHICEEDCLVCSIKKILKRILACIKNCCWGCCSQCSTDDQQPTEDQIEEEKQWIEILSNPLYISLEWLCRIYSESGREVSREGGESIEPTRDASTSVNRGSDEYEIRRIQQNENALHPSDEGNENDDENQDVIATALRDSHLLEMIAGNDLHQHKDEYEKRANEVEEFAVAVVEGSTREQLIDIMDTKGDGCLKQQKPWNFSQSLSLLKIAADEKRKKFVASAKCESILNKVVYFDRPSWQKEKRIPKILWSFFVHLPFLFIPLCIPYTIYRAFKDCLRRDQYEPDCWKLIRRQFEHPYSKFVNHTLSYMVFLAFLIAASFEDTFGRTWIGLEGIDWVIIAFVVGLLIQEFLAAIREGFFVYLSKWWNVVDSVIISLFVLSFVVWVSAYFHFGNKWKPEKNAFIVADVIFSSAIIISFFHLTHIFQVDSVLGPLQLSLYKMLGNVWEFLLLFLVLHLSFATGLAKMYSYYVASQVEIHRQNMTHYEKTHHFASHWNALSSLFWLLLGNYDEEKVNVEDRVFVAMSISGQIFMIVYVVCMVIVALNMLIAMMNESYERIRDNSDIWRFSRARMWLESIDKGNVIPSPLNVPYYILRVMINVILMIVGTKCCLCDRNREQGAEYNEEQENRLKTLKRLVVKFLEDRMDEWRH from the exons ATGCATTTCGAAAAGTTCCTCGCCCTCGTCAAGGAAGAAATTGATGGAGCTGAACCAGAAGACGTTCGCAAAATCAGGGCCTTCTTAGCAGCAAGACGAGGAACAGCCGAGTCTCCTGAATCACGTATCTATAGAGCACAGCTTCTGGAAgccattaaaaacaaaaaacccgACGAAGTGTTGACATTAATAGCGAGAGGGAACGGAGAGAACGCAAAGAAACTTAGAACACTAAACGCTGACTGTGTGGCCTTTGCACAACGTCAGAAACAGAGAAGAGATCATATTTGCGAGGAGGATTGTCTTGTTTGTTCCATTAAAAAGATTCTGAAAAGGATTCTTGCTTGTATAAAGAACTGCTGTTGGGGTTGCTGTAGTCAGTGCAGCACAGATGACCAGCAACCCACGGAAGACCAAATcgaagaagaaaaacagtGGATCGAGATACTTTCCAATCCGCTGTATATTAGCTTGGAGTGGCTCTGTAGGATCTACTCAGAGTCGGGCAGAGAAGTGTCCAGGGAAGGAGGAGAATCGATTGAGCCGACGAGAGACGCATCCACTTCGGTTAATAGAGGAAGTGATGAATACGAAATTCGAAGAATTCAACAGAATGAAAATGCTTTACATCCATCGGATGAAGGAAATGAAAACGACGATGAAAATCAAGACGTGATTGCAACCGCTTTACGTGATTCACATCTTCTGGAGATGATTGCTGGCAACGATCTTCACCAACACAAAGACGAATACGAAAAGCGAGCAAATGAAGTTGAGGAAtttgccgttgctgtcgtcgAGGGAAGCACCAGAGAGCAGCTAATTGATATAATGGACACGAAAGGAGATGGGTGCTTAAAGCAGCAAAAACCTTGGAATTTTAGCCAAAGCTTGAGCCTTCTAAAGATTGCTGCTgacgaaaaaaggaaaaag TTTGTGGCGAGTGCGAAATGCGAGTCTATCCTCAACAAGGTAGTTTACTTTGATCGTCCAAGCTGGCAGAAGGAGAAGCGGATACCCAAGATCCTCTGGTCGTTCTTCGTACACCtgccttttttatttattccgCTATGCATTCCTTACACTATCTACAGAGCTTTTAAAGATTGCCTCCGTCGCGACCAATATGAGCCAGACTGCTGGAAACTCATTCGACGGCAGTTCGAACATCCCTACTCCAAGTTTGTCAACCACACTCTTTCCTACAtggtttttcttgctttcttgATCGCGGCTTCGTTCGAGGACACATTTGGAAGAACGTGGATTGGATTAGAGGGGATCG ACTGGGTTATAATCGCCTTTGTAGTGGGTCTTCTGATACAAGAATTCCTTGCGGCCATTAGAGAGGGATTTTTCGTCTACCTCTCTAAATGGTGGAATGTCGTTGATTCAGTGATCATCTCTCTCTTCGTGCTGTCTTTTGTTGTATGGGTATCAGCATACTTTCACTTTGGGAATAAATGGAAGccagaaaaaaatgcattcaTCGTTGCAGATGTCATCTTTTCAAGCGCCATAATCATCTCTTTCTTTCACTTGACGCACATCTTTCAA GTGGACTCAGTCCTAGGTCCCTTGCAACTTTCGTTGTACAAAATGCTGGGAAACGTGTGggaatttcttcttttgtttcttgtgcTTCACCTGTCCTTTGCCACCGGGTTGGCCAAGATGTACTCTTACTACGTGGCGTCGCAGGTTGAAATTCACAGGCAGAATATGACGCACTATGAAAAAACGCATCATTTTGCCAG CCATTGGAACGCACTATCTAGCCTCTTTTGGTTACTTCTTGGCAATTACGACGAAGAGAAAGTAAATGTGGAAGATCGTGTGTTTGTGGCGATGTCTATATCAGGTCAAATTTTCATGATTGTGTACGTTGTCTGCATGGTAATTGTGGCTCTCAACATGTTAATCGCTATGATGAACGAATCCTATGAACGAATCAGG GATAATTCAGACATTTGGAGGTTCTCAAGAGCTCGAATGTGGCTGGAGTCCATTGATAAAGGCAACGTGATACCATCACCCTTGAACGTTCCGTACTACATTTTAAGAGTGATGATCAACGTGATTCTCATGATAGTGGGGACAAAATGTTGCCTCTGCGACCGTAACCGTGAACAG GGAGCAGAATATAACGAGGAACAAGAG AACCGACTGAAGACACTGAAAAGGCTGGTGGTGAAATTTCTTGAAGATCGCATGGACGAATGGAGGCATTAG